In the Candidatus Woesearchaeota archaeon genome, GGATATTGGTGTTTTTTGAGTAAAAAGTTCATGATCAGTCGTGAGACTCTTCCATTACCGTCAACGAACGGATGAATGCTAACAAACTTCATGGAGGTTATTGCTGCAAGTTCAAGGGGATGAAGCGTACTTTTGTTTTCTTTGTACCATTTGATAAGACCTTTCATCAGTTTAGGAACAGCTTGAGATGAGGGAAAGATAACATCTTCTCCGGTGACAAAGACTTTAATTTCTCTATATTTCCCTGCATTTTTGTTATCAATATCTGTAAGAATATATCTATGTATTTTTTTAATTAACTCTTCATTAAGATCACCATTGCAACGTTCGAGAAGTTCAATTGCTTGCTGGTGATTCTTCGTTTCATATACCTCTCTTAGATCTGAGTCTTTTGGAATGATTTTTTCATTAAGAATCAATGCGGTTTCTCGAAGAGTTAGGGAGTTTCCTTCTATCGCATTGCTGTTATAGGTTAGTTCAGTAAAATACCATTTTTTAAACTGTTCCTGGCCGGATTTCCCCCCCTTCTCCAAATACGTATTAAATCGATGCTTTATTTCTTCAATAGCAACACAGTCTTCTTTCTCGAGATAGTGATATCCTTCTACAATAAACTCCTCTTTCTTCTGCTGGAGTTCTGCCTGACTAATCTTTCCTTTCCCAATATATTTACTGAATTTCTTCGATCTATTACCAATACGTCTATTTTTAACGAGGTAATGATAGGATTCTCCATTCTGTTTTCTTACTTCATGATAGACCATAACGATCCTATGTGGGCACATATTTATATACCTTTCTATTTGTGCCCACAAACTAATCTTTACGTCAAGAAATCCTTCTAACCACTCCCCGCTCTGCATCTACTTCGACTGCATCACCGTCATGAAGAATTTTTGTTGCAATTTTCGTGCCCACAATGCAGGGGATGTGCATTTCTCTTGCAATGACTGCAGCATGTGATGTCAGACCACCCTCGTCAGTAACAATAGCAGCACATTTTGCCATGGTTGGTGTAAAGGTTGGAAAGGTGTATGTTGCAACAAAAATATCCCCATTATTTACTTTGGCAAGGTCATCAGAATGACTGATGATTTTCACTGGTCCTTGTGCCTTTCCTCGACAGGCAACAATACCTGTAATTTGTTTGATTGATTTCCATGGTTTTTCGAGTAAAGTAATCGTTTTCTTGACGACGCGTTGGTCGTAAGTAATAAAAATCCTTCCCTTCAAGAAGTGATAGATCGCCGAGCTTTCTGTACGCTGGTTAAGTTTTTCCGGGATTGTTCCCTTAGTTAAGAACTCTTTAATTTCTTTACTACAGCAATTTGCAGCCAGAGCTAATGAAATGTTTGCCTTTGTAGCAAGATATTGATAAAATGGTTGGAGGAGGAACATAGCTTCCTTCCACGTGTCAATACGATCAGTCTTGAGAAAGCTATAAGTATGGACAATTTCAACCTTTTGTTTGAGTGTTATGTCCAAGGTATTGAGGAATTGACGGTATCGTTGTTCTGCTTGAGAAAAAGCTTTCTGCTGTGGCATTTCTTGTTTGTTGGTTTGCTGACGAAGTTTGACATAATCCTTCATCGTATAGGGGTGGTCATAGACACTGTACATGTTAAGCCACTGATACTTTGCTAGCCAGGCTTCTCCGGTAAATCTAAACAGATCATTGAGCATATTTTGGTAAACAATAGGTTGTGTTAAGGCAGTTATTGTTTCTGCATGATCTCCTAACTGTTGTAATACTTCTGGTTCTATAAAATAAATAACCGCCCATGCACCAAAAATGTACTCACAGAACTCATAGGCTTTTTTGTTGTAATCGTCGAATGCCTTAAGAATGGTTGTAACATTTCTCTTTTTAAAACTGCATGATTGGGATACTGCCTTAGCAGCCTGAAAAACAGCATTCTTTTTTTTTGGATATTCGTGGAGATGACGCTTCCATTCAGCCTGCAGTTGTATGCTTAATGCTTTGAGTGTTGCAAGAAACGAATCTTCATGGGCATAAGCCTCAAAAACGTTATGACGAGAAACATCACAGTAACTTTCTGTTCCGTGGTTTAGAATCCACCAAATGTATACTTCTTCACGACTGATGCATGATTCTCGTGTAACGAATTTTATATGATTTCCTTTTACGAGGATTTTTTTTGGATATTGAATCACATATGGTTGTATCATGGTATTTCTTTCTTATGACAAGGTGTCACACCAATTTTTTCACCACACCATTGGTTGCATCAACCTCAACCAGGTCATTGTCCTTTAAGCGCTGTGTTACTGCCTTGACTCCAACAATACAAGGAACTCCCAATTCTCTGGAAACTACGGCTGCATGACAGGTTATGCCGCCTTCTTCAGTAACAATAGCTCCTGCCTTTTTCATGATGGGTACAAATTCTGGTCTCGTGTTGTATGTTACCAGTATCTCTCCTTGTTTCATCCTTGAAAAATCTTTAATACTAATAATAACTCTAACTCTTCCCCTGGCTTTTCCGTTACAGGCAGGCATGCCCTTGATCTCCGTACCTTCCATACAAATAGCGGCATCATAGACTGCTTTGATTTCT is a window encoding:
- a CDS encoding Fic family protein, which encodes MVYHEVRKQNGESYHYLVKNRRIGNRSKKFSKYIGKGKISQAELQQKKEEFIVEGYHYLEKEDCVAIEEIKHRFNTYLEKGGKSGQEQFKKWYFTELTYNSNAIEGNSLTLRETALILNEKIIPKDSDLREVYETKNHQQAIELLERCNGDLNEELIKKIHRYILTDIDNKNAGKYREIKVFVTGEDVIFPSSQAVPKLMKGLIKWYKENKSTLHPLELAAITSMKFVSIHPFVDGNGRVSRLIMNFLLKKHQYPEINVYMKQRNNYLHSVRQANDEKYELIIDFLIKILKLNYAFLREEDTHK